In one Candidatus Planktophila vernalis genomic region, the following are encoded:
- a CDS encoding UDP-N-acetylmuramoyl-L-alanyl-D-glutamate--2,6-diaminopimelate ligase: MQRPITSHQKKLSALCAIVGADSTFKELESIEVSGISQASDSVLPGDLFIALPGEKVHGAQFASDAISRGAVAVLTDAIGAKEIKGVPVLVSTNPRRAAGIASAWFYSEPMRDLYSVGVTGTNGKTTVTTLLHQIMTAAGRDSGLIGTVETRIGVESIASKRTTPESSDLQALSAVMRERHMRNLIMEVSSHAITLERIRGSHFAVVGFTNLSQDHLDFHKDMEDYFAAKAKLFTFEYADLAVINLDDPYGKRLAAQTELPVVTLSRLDTSATWHYASIASDYVGASVSIRGSGGILIEGKTALHGGFNYDNLLMAVAIAVESGIDPIDIAAILPTLTGAAGRLEAVRLGQNFTALVDYAHSPDAVKRVLEAAAEISDGKVIAVLGCGGDRDKTKRTLMGQALHEGADIAIYTSDNPRSEKAEEILVQMVLDIDVVPPSEVIVDRAQAIRAAVNLAQAGDVVMVLGKGHEKGQEINGKVHEFDDRIELAKAIEDKK, from the coding sequence ATGCAACGGCCAATAACTAGCCATCAGAAAAAACTCTCTGCGCTATGCGCCATAGTTGGGGCTGATTCAACTTTTAAAGAGCTAGAAAGTATTGAAGTCAGCGGAATTTCCCAAGCTAGTGATTCAGTTTTACCGGGAGATCTCTTTATCGCTCTGCCTGGTGAAAAGGTCCATGGGGCGCAATTTGCCTCCGATGCCATTTCACGTGGAGCAGTTGCAGTTCTTACTGATGCCATCGGTGCTAAAGAGATAAAAGGTGTTCCAGTTCTTGTTTCCACAAATCCTCGCAGAGCTGCTGGAATAGCCAGTGCTTGGTTTTACTCAGAACCAATGCGAGATCTCTATAGCGTTGGTGTTACAGGAACTAATGGCAAAACCACTGTAACAACCTTGCTCCATCAAATCATGACCGCAGCTGGCAGAGATAGCGGGTTAATCGGAACCGTTGAAACTCGCATTGGCGTTGAGAGCATTGCTAGTAAGCGCACTACCCCTGAAAGCTCTGATTTGCAGGCGCTTTCTGCAGTGATGCGTGAGCGCCACATGCGCAATCTGATTATGGAAGTTTCAAGCCATGCAATAACGCTAGAGCGCATTCGTGGAAGCCACTTTGCTGTTGTCGGATTTACCAATCTTTCGCAAGACCACTTAGATTTTCATAAAGATATGGAAGATTACTTTGCGGCAAAGGCCAAACTGTTTACCTTTGAATATGCAGACTTAGCAGTTATCAATCTTGATGACCCTTATGGAAAGCGTCTAGCGGCACAAACAGAACTCCCTGTGGTTACTTTGTCTCGATTAGATACAAGCGCCACGTGGCACTATGCATCGATTGCCTCTGATTATGTTGGTGCGTCAGTCTCCATCCGCGGAAGCGGCGGAATTCTTATTGAAGGTAAGACTGCTTTGCATGGCGGATTTAATTATGACAATCTTTTGATGGCAGTTGCCATTGCAGTTGAAAGTGGAATTGATCCCATTGATATCGCTGCAATCTTGCCAACACTCACCGGCGCTGCTGGGCGATTAGAGGCTGTGCGCCTTGGACAAAACTTCACAGCACTCGTTGATTATGCCCACTCACCAGATGCTGTAAAGCGAGTATTGGAAGCTGCAGCTGAGATAAGTGATGGAAAAGTAATTGCCGTGCTCGGTTGCGGGGGAGATAGAGATAAAACAAAGCGCACCTTGATGGGTCAAGCACTCCATGAAGGCGCTGACATTGCTATCTACACCAGTGATAATCCACGTTCTGAGAAAGCTGAAGAGATTCTGGTTCAGATGGTTTTAGATATAGATGTGGTGCCACCTAGTGAAGTAATCGTTGATAGAGCCCAAGCTATTCGTGCAGCGGTCAATCTGGCCCAAGCCGGCGATGTTGTGATGGTTTTGGGCAAGGGCCACGAAAAAGGCCAAGAGATTAATGGAAAAGTACATGAATTTGATGATCGCATTGAATTAGCTAAAGCGATTGAAGATAAGAAATGA
- a CDS encoding UDP-N-acetylmuramoyl-tripeptide--D-alanyl-D-alanine ligase: MITLTAGEIALLVGGELLCDRDLLISKAPVFDSRLATPGCFFLALKGENADGHEFAADAYRNGAMFSLTSQRIDGPCIVVKDVLEALSILAAFVRKRLDKLVVIGITGSQGKTSTKDLLTHMLGAVGPTVAPAGSFNNDLGLPITLLQCDDRTRFCILEMGARHMGDIARLCEIAKPNIGVVLTVGTAHIGEFGSREVIAQTKGELIASLDKDGIAILGTYDEFTPKMASQHQGQVILFGEKADIQVRAADIEMREGRPHFDLVTPAGRDAVGMRAVGAHQVANALAVAAVGTALALPLELIASSLSTAEISSKWRMELHESADLLIINDAYNANPESMSAAMRALVLFAQERGGSAWAFVGKMNELGQTQAPQSAAIGALAVELGIDHLVEINAPEYGEPVGAMVIHQRPTIESALDLVDYFAPGDVVLVKASRSQGFEVLAESLERAWKEKSGVDS; this comes from the coding sequence ATGATCACTTTAACTGCAGGTGAGATCGCCCTATTAGTTGGCGGAGAGCTGTTGTGCGATAGGGATTTACTGATTTCAAAGGCACCGGTATTTGATTCACGTTTAGCAACACCTGGATGTTTCTTTTTAGCCCTTAAAGGTGAGAACGCTGATGGACATGAATTTGCAGCCGATGCTTATCGAAACGGTGCGATGTTCTCCCTTACATCACAGCGCATTGATGGCCCATGCATTGTTGTGAAAGATGTTCTGGAGGCTCTATCTATCCTGGCAGCTTTTGTTAGAAAGCGCTTAGACAAACTAGTGGTCATTGGTATTACTGGTTCTCAAGGAAAGACCAGTACAAAAGATTTGTTGACTCACATGTTGGGCGCAGTGGGTCCAACCGTTGCTCCTGCTGGATCATTTAACAATGACTTAGGTCTACCTATCACTTTGCTGCAATGTGATGATCGCACTCGTTTTTGTATCCTTGAAATGGGTGCGCGACATATGGGTGATATTGCTCGTTTGTGTGAGATTGCAAAACCTAACATTGGTGTTGTTCTCACCGTTGGAACTGCTCACATTGGTGAGTTTGGATCTCGTGAAGTAATTGCACAGACAAAAGGTGAGCTGATTGCATCACTTGATAAAGACGGGATTGCAATCCTAGGAACATATGATGAGTTCACACCTAAGATGGCATCTCAGCATCAAGGCCAAGTAATTCTCTTTGGTGAAAAAGCAGATATTCAGGTGCGCGCTGCCGATATTGAAATGCGCGAAGGACGACCACACTTTGATCTAGTAACACCAGCTGGAAGAGATGCCGTGGGAATGCGCGCAGTGGGAGCCCATCAGGTAGCAAATGCACTTGCAGTTGCTGCAGTGGGAACTGCGTTAGCACTGCCGTTGGAGTTGATTGCTAGTTCTTTATCTACAGCTGAAATATCGAGTAAGTGGCGCATGGAACTCCATGAAAGCGCTGATTTACTCATTATAAATGATGCCTATAACGCCAACCCAGAATCGATGAGTGCTGCAATGCGCGCACTTGTTCTCTTTGCCCAAGAACGTGGGGGTTCTGCATGGGCTTTTGTTGGAAAGATGAATGAACTTGGCCAGACACAGGCACCACAGAGCGCTGCAATTGGGGCCCTTGCGGTTGAATTAGGAATTGATCATCTAGTTGAAATCAATGCTCCTGAATATGGAGAACCTGTTGGCGCAATGGTGATTCACCAACGCCCAACGATTGAGTCAGCTCTTGATTTAGTGGACTACTTCGCACCTGGTGATGTTGTTCTAGTGAAAGCATCTCGTTCGCAAGGTTTTGAAGTTCTCGCAGAATCACTAGAACGTGCCTGGAAAGAAAAGAGTGGAGTCGATTCATGA